From Zea mays cultivar B73 chromosome 3, Zm-B73-REFERENCE-NAM-5.0, whole genome shotgun sequence:
GCACCCACACCTACGAAGTGGTCACATGTGAGTGCACTCATGGGTTAAAATGTCCACCTGTACTTGGATCCATCATATTTCGGATTTTTACGGGTTAAATTGTCATCCCTGTAAATGAACAATTGTGTGGTTAGAACTTATTTATCATGAGCTTCTCTGTTTTTTCGTTTTAAGTTACCATTTCTTGATCGTTTCCAACTTATTTTGTTCGGATTTATCTGTTTTCAATATACCAAAATTTACCAGCTATAATCCGTTTTCAGTTTTCCCGCTTTACAATTCCAACCGAAAAAATTATAACGAGTAAAAATTGTGAGGTTTTATTCGGGCAACCCCATGTTTTCAAAtaatttctatttttctaaaagAAATTAGTTTTTTTTGGGAAAAATGAGAACCCCTTATAAAAAATGAGTTGCCAAACTAGCGGTAACTCTTTCGTTGTATGTTTCAGTCAAAGCGAAGCGCGATGCAGAAAGTAATACCAGTAGCCACTGTGTGCACGGATGGCTGAACCTGACTCGTGCCAAATCTAATCATCAATCAAGATAGCGAGGCAATTGTGACAGATTCTTGCAAATGGTACAAGTGGGCCATTCGACAGAGACTACAATGTCTTCATAGACCCACTGTTTGAACACCTCATAACATGAAACAGAACACCATATACATATTATCAGATAAGGTAGTGTCAGCCAAAAGTAAGAAAGAACCAAAGCATGGATCATATCCctgggcttgttcgttttggtgataatccacatgtattgaataggattgagccggtttaaatccataacaagtcaaaatCCATCCTAATCCCACCTAATACACTCCAATACACATGTAAtatcaataaccgaacaaggtcttATGATTCTTTTAACTTCAAAGGCCCAAACCATGCGGAATGAAGTAACAAACACACTAAAGTAATCCCAGGAAGTGGATCATCCCACTGCAGGCTATACACATGAACATAACCGATGCCTCAGTGTACATACACTGGAGCAGAGCCGATAATCGCCGCTAGATATGTTACGCCCCCAACGATTATTGCGGAATATCTCACAAGGACTATTGCAGAACATCTCACATGGCTCACAGGGCAAACCTGGTAGGTCTTGGGCTCTTGGCAATCCATGGCAGCGCTGAAACTTCACAAACGATGAGGAACAGGTGGTCTAGTCCTTGTAGACAAGAGGCTTGTTGACCCATCTTATTCGGCAGCCACACGCCTGCAGCATCTGGATGAGTTCAGGGGACAGCACGGTCTTCAGCCCACAGAGCATCTTCAGCTTCTTCAACCTCCCGCAGGCTGCTCGCAACGCGATCTCGAACCCTTCTATGGAGACCCATGAGAGGTGCACCATCTTAATGTCCTGGAGGCACCGCAGGGAGCTCAGCAGGTGGCACAGGCCCAGCCCCGTGACTTGGCAGTACGATATCGTAAGCTGCAAAACAAAGTACACGTTTTATATGGTTCCAGCAGCTTATGAGTTTGCAAGGGTAGAAGGTAAACTCTACCATAAGGTTACCTGTCTAAGGTTCAAAGCATAACGAGCAAGAGCCCACAGGCCAGCGTCATCAACCGAATAGCATCGTTTCAAGTCCAGCTCTATCAGGTTCTTGCATCCGATTGCAACTGAGGAAATCCCAATGCCTGTTATGCGGACCAAGCACCTCAGTTCAAGGTTTGTGAGCTCCTCCAGGGAGCCTAAGTGACCCAAACCAGTATCAGTGATCTTGTTGCAGTAACACAAGTTCAGTAACTTGATCCTCTTGCATCCATTTGCTAAAGCTGCCAACCCATCATCGGTAATAGAGCTGCACCTGATGCAAAGGACATTGCAGACATATTATTTCATGTATATGGCTATAAAAATCATGATAAAAGAATAAATAAGAAGATCTGAATTACCGGTAGAGATCAAGCTCCACAAGTTTTCCACAATTTGAACTAATAAACGCAATGCCTTTGTCAGAAATACTTGAGCATAGGCCTAATTTCAATACTCTCAATTCAGAGCATTTAGCCAAGTGCTCCAATGCTGCAAAACAAGAGATGTCATGCTCACTTTTAAAATAACAGATTTTTTGACTAAAAACATAGACGCAAATGTAGTGATCACAAACCTGCATCATCCACTCCGCAGTCAGTGAGGTCTATCTCCTTAAGATTGGGGCAACAAGTTGCAATTCGTTTTAGTCCCTTCTCATTTATCAAAGAGCAGGATTCCAACCGCAAACATTCAAGCATCTTACAGTTGCCAGCTATTGAATCAAGAGCATTGTTGGTACTGAGGTTgcagcatgtgagatcaattgtTCTTAGGTCACTACACCGAGCTACAAGAGATGAGATTCCTTCATCTGTAACACCACTGCATTTGCTAAGTCCAATCTCAACCAATTTGTTACAGCTTTCACCAATGGCTTCAAGAAGAGAGTCCGAGACTTCAAGACCGTCGAGTTTCAATGTTGTCAAGGTTTCCTTCAGTGTTGCCAACTTGGATACAAAACGCTGTCCTATCTCCTATAAGTATAACATCAACAAATTACAGGTAGTCAGATATTTACCACTTCTGATTACTCATCAACTCTCCATGAGGATGAGTCCCTCTGAATATGTTAGTTAAATAACCATTTTGTTTCAAACATAAAAAATATGGCATTTCGGATTGTACAGAAAAGAAGAGCCAATGGCTGCGAGGGGCGAGTAATGTGGGGAAGACCAACTCACATGCAAACAATCTGCAGCATATAACTTCTGGAGAAAATTGCGACCGTCTATGAGTGAAGCTAACCCATGGGAAGTCACATGATCACATCTTGACACATCAACACTCTGAAATAAAAAAAAAGATAAAAATCACCATTTAAAAACATAAAGTTGCCGATTTCCAGATTTCAGTAAGCGAAGTCACAGTAAGGAGACCAATAATGTAAGTTGttcgaattttaaataatcaaattGACAATGTTGTGCATCAGACATTAAAAGTCTATAAATGTTTAACATCTCAAGTGATTACCTGCAGCGAATCACTCCCCTTGCTCAGCAATTCCAGGCCTTCATCATCAATACATGAACAACAAACCATTGCCAATTCCTCAAGCCTCTCAAGTGAGGAAATTGATCTAAGGGATCCATTACCCACCTGCAACACAAGAAAAATAAGCATATAATATAAACAAATAGTATAATGCAATGGCACCATTACTATCAACAAGAAAAATTAAATAATGCAAGACCTGGGCCAAAAATCTATTCAGCACCTAGGCCCCTAATAGTCACACACCTAACACCTCAGTGGATGGCAAAATGTATGGAACATTGGATCATAAGGTTTTGTATGCCAAGTACAACTCAACTTCAAACTTCCAATCTGGGATTATCCAGTATCACAACACACCATTTGCATGACATGGATCGCTTATAAAATGGGTCTATTAGGCAGTTCTCTCAGCCATGTTATGTACAAATAATGGATGTCCCTATGTGTTACTGTACAACCAGCTTTTAATCACACCTTCTAATCACTACTAGGTAGCATATTGCCTGGTTCTACCATAAATATACCTTCTAAATCTAACCAATACTAGGTAGCATGACCGGTCAAGCACTTATTACTGATTTTCAGAACCTTGCAGAAAAGTCCAAACAGGCCAGGTGTTAGTGTTAGAGCAAATTCCTTACAAGCCATTTTAAGCTAACTGTGGGGGGAGTAATGTggatttttt
This genomic window contains:
- the LOC103650561 gene encoding F-box/LRR-repeat protein 3 (The RefSeq protein has 1 substitution compared to this genomic sequence), with protein sequence MSREAQKLDCATGGGGGVGIGVLSLDLLGQVLDRLREPRDRKACRLVSRAFERSEAAHRRALRVLRREPLPRLLRAFPALERLDLSACASLDDASLAAAVAGAGGGLAGLRSVCLARANGVGWRGLEALVAACPKLEAVDLSHCVSAGDREAAALAAAAGLRELRLDKCLAVTDMGLAKVAVGCPRLEKLSLKWCREISDIGIDLLAKKCPELRSLNISYLKVGNGSLRSISSLERLEELAMVCCSCIDDEGLELLSKGSDSLQSVDVSRCDHVTSHGLASLIDGRNFLQKLYAADCLHEIGQRFVSKLATLKETLTTLKLDGLEVSDSLLEAIGESCNKLVEIGLSKCSGVTDEGISSLVAQCSDLRTIDLTCCNLSTNNALDSIAGNCKMLECLRLESCSLINEKGLKRIATCCPNLKEIDLTDCGVDDAALEHLAKCSELRVLKLGLCSSISDKGIAFISSNCGKLVELDLYRCSSITDDGLAALANGCKRIKLLNLCYCNKITDTGLGHLGSLEELTNLELRCLVRITGIGISSVAIGCKNLIELDLKRCYSVDDAGLWALARYALNLRQLTISYCQVTGLGLCHLLSSLRCLQDIKMVHLSWVSIEGFEIALRAACGRLKKLKMLCGLKTVLSPELIQMLQACGCRIRWVNKPLVYKD
- the LOC103650561 gene encoding F-box/LRR-repeat protein 3 isoform X1, which codes for MSREAQKLDCATGGGGGVGIGVLSLDLLGQVLDRLREPRDRKACRLVSRAFERSEAAHRRALRVLRREPLPRLLRAFPALERLDLSACASLDDASLAAAVAGAGGGLAGLRSVCLARANGVGWRGLEALVAACPKLEAVDLSHCVSAGDREAAALAAAAGLRELRLDKCLAVTDMGLAKVAVGCPRLEKLSLKWCREISDIGIDLLAKKCPELRSLNISYLKVGNGSLRSISSLERLEELAMVCCSCIDDEGLELLSKGSDSLQSVDVSRCDHVTSHGLASLIDGRNFLQKLYAADCLHEIGQRFVSKLATLKETLTTLKLDGLEVSDSLLEAIGESCNKLVEIGLSKCSGVTDEGISSLVARCSDLRTIDLTCCNLSTNNALDSIAGNCKMLECLRLESCSLINEKGLKRIATCCPNLKEIDLTDCGVDDAALEHLAKCSELRVLKLGLCSSISDKGIAFISSNCGKLVELDLYRSITDDGLAALANGCKRIKLLNLCYCNKITDTGLGHLGSLEELTNLELRCLVRITGIGISSVAIGCKNLIELDLKRCYSVDDAGLWALARYALNLRQLTISYCQVTGLGLCHLLSSLRCLQDIKMVHLSWVSIEGFEIALRAACGRLKKLKMLCGLKTVLSPELIQMLQACGCRIRWVNKPLVYKD